A genomic stretch from Corynebacterium faecale includes:
- a CDS encoding BCCT family transporter codes for MLERMAKALRLKTDPAVFFTSVGIMIAFVIITIIAGDTVSDVFGTASDWILTNLGWFYVLGVTVFLIFLVLIAVSRFGHVRLGSDDERPEYSTPVWFSMLFAAGIGTILMFWGVAEPISHFANPPIGDTEPESVEAANQAIALTHYHFALHTWTIFALPALCFAYFIYKRKMPPRVSSIFSPLLGSKVYGPIGKTIDVVALIGTVFGVATSVGLGTLQINAGLADLFGIEVSPLVQLVIIVVVTSIASVSVALGLDRGIKVLSNINIFMAIALLVFVILAGPTVLILKGTFESVGTYLRWLPELAFWNNTVPNSPENETWQNTWTVFYWAWTITWSPFVGIFIARISRGRTIREFVAGVLGLPVVFSLLWFGAFGTAAFNIERNGEGGLVDRVVGDGDIPGALFEFLSNYPAATFVSGMSILIVIIFFTTSVDSAAMVTDMIASGQEPRFAPTHQKLIWTALMGAVAAVLLVATGAGGLTALQQTIIVVGLPFFIMGFIQMYSLYVALKNDAGRPIPVVTRQWEPANDPEAWEKNEAVSSPEPIGPVHHIPDVESDDPVNPAVIGAVLEGIRSGDDQDDDSNKVKYVEISSPKVPEDDK; via the coding sequence TTTTGGAACCGCCTCCGACTGGATTCTGACCAACCTCGGCTGGTTCTATGTCCTGGGCGTCACGGTGTTCCTCATCTTCCTCGTCCTCATCGCCGTCAGCCGCTTCGGGCATGTGCGACTGGGCAGTGATGATGAACGTCCCGAATATTCCACCCCGGTATGGTTTTCCATGCTGTTTGCCGCGGGTATCGGCACGATCCTGATGTTCTGGGGGGTGGCGGAACCGATCTCCCACTTCGCCAACCCGCCGATCGGCGACACCGAACCGGAGTCAGTGGAGGCCGCCAACCAGGCCATCGCGCTGACCCACTACCACTTCGCGCTGCACACCTGGACAATCTTCGCCCTGCCGGCGCTGTGTTTCGCCTACTTCATCTACAAACGGAAGATGCCACCACGGGTGAGTTCCATCTTCTCCCCACTGTTGGGGTCCAAGGTCTACGGTCCGATCGGTAAGACAATCGATGTGGTGGCCCTGATCGGTACCGTCTTCGGTGTGGCTACCTCCGTCGGACTGGGCACCCTGCAGATCAACGCGGGTCTGGCGGACCTGTTCGGCATCGAGGTATCCCCCCTGGTCCAGCTGGTGATCATCGTGGTGGTCACCTCGATCGCCTCGGTGTCCGTGGCGCTGGGACTGGACCGTGGCATCAAGGTTCTCTCCAATATCAACATCTTCATGGCGATCGCCCTGCTGGTCTTTGTCATCCTGGCCGGCCCGACCGTCCTGATTCTCAAGGGCACCTTCGAGTCCGTGGGCACCTATCTGCGCTGGCTTCCCGAGCTGGCGTTCTGGAACAACACCGTTCCCAACAGCCCGGAGAATGAAACCTGGCAGAATACCTGGACGGTGTTCTACTGGGCCTGGACCATCACCTGGTCACCGTTCGTGGGTATCTTCATCGCACGTATCAGCCGTGGTCGCACCATCCGTGAGTTCGTGGCCGGCGTCCTCGGCCTGCCGGTTGTGTTCTCCCTGCTCTGGTTCGGTGCCTTCGGCACCGCCGCGTTCAACATCGAGCGCAACGGCGAGGGTGGACTGGTCGACCGTGTGGTCGGCGACGGCGATATCCCGGGTGCCCTGTTCGAGTTCCTCTCCAACTATCCGGCAGCGACATTCGTTTCCGGCATGTCGATTCTCATCGTGATCATCTTCTTCACCACCTCCGTGGATTCCGCGGCGATGGTCACCGACATGATCGCCTCCGGGCAGGAACCACGCTTTGCCCCCACCCACCAGAAACTCATCTGGACCGCACTCATGGGCGCCGTGGCGGCGGTTCTGTTGGTTGCGACAGGTGCGGGCGGTCTCACCGCCCTGCAGCAGACCATCATCGTGGTGGGCCTGCCGTTCTTCATCATGGGCTTCATCCAGATGTACAGCCTCTATGTGGCGCTGAAAAATGATGCCGGCAGGCCAATCCCTGTGGTCACCCGCCAATGGGAACCCGCCAATGATCCCGAGGCCTGGGAGAAGAACGAGGCAGTGTCCTCGCCCGAGCCCATCGGCCCCGTTCACCACATCCCCGATGTGGAATCCGATGATCCCGTCAACCCAGCTGTCATCGGAGCCGTCCTCGAGGGGATCCGGAGCGGGGATGACCAGGACGATGACTCCAACAAGGTGAAATACGTGGAGATCTCCAGCCCCAAGGTGCCGGAGGACGACAAATAG
- a CDS encoding SDR family oxidoreductase yields the protein MPTNIGLTLTDLPTTSGTAGTVLVAGDGGLIGSYAAKAYHALGWDVHGVSRRPLNDVPWTHHSVDLLDPEAATTGLAELKDVTHLVFGAYVEKPTDVELIEVNDALLQNTLDALRAAGAPLQHVTFYQGGKAYGHHLGFFNTPAKESDPRLIAPHFYYTQEDLVRRLAKERNFSWTALRPEGVTGYATGNPMNLLMVIGVYAAICKELGLPMRFPGTRAAYDVLYQTTDAELLARATIWAGANESARDQIFNINNGDQFRWAQLWPRFAEHFGMDYAPPQQMSLTDAMPTRSDVWEALVQAHDLVDTPFDDLVAWPVGDFLFHHEADNITSTIKARQAGFADALDTETRLLDLFDELIELKVLPPTLSAG from the coding sequence ATGCCCACCAACATCGGCCTCACCCTCACTGACCTTCCCACCACCTCCGGCACTGCCGGCACCGTCCTGGTTGCCGGCGATGGCGGACTCATCGGAAGCTACGCGGCAAAGGCCTATCATGCACTGGGATGGGACGTTCACGGAGTGAGCCGACGCCCGCTCAATGATGTCCCGTGGACCCACCACAGCGTGGACCTGCTGGATCCGGAGGCTGCAACCACTGGCCTGGCGGAGCTGAAAGATGTCACCCACCTGGTCTTCGGCGCCTATGTGGAAAAACCCACCGACGTGGAACTCATTGAGGTCAATGACGCACTGCTCCAGAACACCCTTGATGCCCTGCGTGCAGCCGGCGCCCCACTTCAGCATGTGACCTTCTACCAGGGTGGCAAAGCCTATGGGCATCACCTCGGATTCTTCAATACACCAGCCAAGGAGAGCGATCCCCGCCTGATCGCCCCACATTTCTACTACACCCAGGAAGACCTGGTGCGCAGGCTCGCGAAAGAAAGAAACTTCAGCTGGACCGCCCTGCGCCCGGAAGGTGTCACAGGATATGCCACCGGAAACCCCATGAACCTACTCATGGTCATCGGTGTCTACGCAGCCATCTGCAAGGAACTCGGACTGCCCATGCGATTCCCCGGAACCCGCGCTGCCTACGACGTGCTGTACCAGACCACCGATGCTGAACTACTGGCACGGGCCACCATCTGGGCAGGTGCGAATGAATCAGCACGAGACCAGATTTTCAACATCAATAACGGTGACCAGTTCCGCTGGGCACAACTGTGGCCGCGTTTCGCCGAGCATTTCGGCATGGACTACGCCCCACCACAGCAGATGTCGCTCACCGATGCGATGCCTACCCGCAGTGACGTGTGGGAGGCCCTGGTGCAGGCCCATGACCTGGTGGACACCCCGTTCGACGACCTTGTCGCCTGGCCTGTCGGAGATTTTCTTTTCCATCACGAGGCAGACAACATCACCTCCACCATCAAGGCACGCCAGGCCGGCTTCGCCGATGCCCTGGATACAGAGACCCGCCTGCTCGACCTCTTTGATGAACTCATTGAGTTGAAGGTTCTCCCACCCACCCTGTCCGCAGGTTAA
- a CDS encoding substrate-binding periplasmic protein — MTPHLLLRKATPLGAVALLLGACSTIPADAEGTFSRAENGTLVVGVSEHHPWTVISDEGDISGSEVDLIVGFADSINAQIEWQQGPESILAERIKEGEVDVIIGGLTDSSPWSSHMALTRPYAEVDGEKMVMGARLGENQFLVELERHLAEDAGESGETP; from the coding sequence ATGACCCCCCATCTGTTGCTTAGAAAGGCAACCCCGCTGGGCGCAGTCGCCCTGCTATTGGGCGCCTGCTCCACCATCCCCGCGGATGCAGAAGGAACATTCTCCCGCGCGGAGAACGGAACCCTGGTGGTCGGTGTGTCCGAGCACCATCCCTGGACCGTTATCTCCGATGAGGGAGACATCTCCGGCTCGGAGGTTGACCTCATCGTGGGATTCGCGGACAGCATCAATGCCCAGATCGAGTGGCAGCAGGGCCCCGAATCCATCCTGGCTGAGCGGATCAAGGAGGGTGAGGTGGACGTGATCATCGGCGGTCTCACCGATTCCTCCCCCTGGTCCTCTCATATGGCCCTCACCCGCCCCTACGCAGAGGTGGATGGGGAGAAGATGGTCATGGGTGCCCGGTTGGGTGAGAACCAGTTCCTGGTGGAGCTGGAACGCCACCTGGCTGAAGATGCCGGGGAATCTGGCGAGACACCGTGA
- a CDS encoding cation diffusion facilitator family transporter, whose protein sequence is MKAHQNPGFGSGVERLPHPQQATLRKAIRYEWITIGTLIITIILVGLVAGQSQAMKSAWSEDIISLIPPIAFLVATRIIRQAPNRDHPYGPHRSIAVAHLVAGMSLFAMGCFLVYESVPALLSGEKPPIGMMVLFGVDFWAGWLMISVMALTSIPSVILGHIKIALARDLHDKVLYADADMARADWGTALATIVGVLGIGVGLWWADAVAALVFSLSILKDGVSNIRGSISGLSDARATIYDNSRPHPLTDEVEEVVQQVDWVEVARARVRDQGHVFHTEMFVVPVAGHQITLEELTDIRHLIMDLDWKL, encoded by the coding sequence GTGAAAGCCCACCAAAACCCCGGATTCGGCTCCGGTGTTGAAAGACTTCCCCACCCCCAGCAGGCCACACTGCGTAAAGCGATCCGCTATGAGTGGATCACCATCGGCACTCTCATCATCACCATCATCCTGGTGGGATTGGTGGCGGGGCAGTCCCAGGCCATGAAGAGTGCCTGGTCCGAGGACATCATTTCCCTGATCCCTCCGATCGCCTTCCTGGTGGCCACCCGCATCATCAGGCAGGCCCCCAACCGCGATCACCCTTATGGACCGCACCGGTCCATCGCCGTCGCCCATCTGGTGGCGGGCATGTCTCTCTTCGCCATGGGATGTTTCCTGGTCTACGAGTCCGTCCCGGCTCTGCTGTCAGGTGAGAAACCGCCGATTGGCATGATGGTGTTGTTCGGAGTCGACTTCTGGGCGGGCTGGCTGATGATCAGCGTCATGGCACTGACCTCGATCCCGTCGGTGATCCTCGGCCATATTAAGATTGCGCTGGCAAGGGATCTCCATGACAAGGTTCTCTATGCTGATGCTGATATGGCCAGAGCGGACTGGGGAACAGCTCTGGCCACCATCGTCGGTGTGCTCGGCATCGGCGTGGGCCTGTGGTGGGCGGATGCCGTCGCTGCACTGGTGTTTTCCTTATCCATCCTGAAAGACGGGGTCTCCAATATCAGAGGATCGATCTCCGGCCTGAGCGATGCCCGCGCCACCATCTATGACAACAGCCGGCCACATCCGCTGACCGATGAGGTGGAGGAGGTGGTTCAACAGGTGGACTGGGTGGAGGTCGCCCGTGCCCGGGTACGCGATCAGGGTCATGTATTCCACACAGAGATGTTCGTGGTGCCGGTGGCCGGGCATCAGATCACCCTGGAGGAACTGACGGATATCAGGCACCTCATCATGGATCTGGATTGGAAACTATAG
- a CDS encoding VanW family protein, giving the protein MKDSGKHASGKARNRASGIIVGVLAGLVLIIAAIYAADVMLSKDRIPRGTTVGGVNISNMTNEEARSTLESELHEAYTKPVTVIADEATAEFDPAVSGLGIDWEGTAAGVPEQSWNPINRVMGLFTETEAPIVSIVDPALFGPTLDRLVGELYREPVVGDVSIDNGTVVSNPSLEGQSVDRAVLETEITEFWLDPEGVEVDTDVVPPAISQDRIEELVNGPAAEAVSAPYVVRGDDGVEGTLPVERMGEIVTFPEIDGDIQVVVNRELSEEILSGQLAETESEPTNARISFSGGSRVITPEIDGHEIDWEQTLADLEAGLVGDGPREVDAVYEDTPATFTSADAQAATFNEVVGEFTTTGFSAASGTNIRLTAQMVNGAVVSPGETFSLNGHTGPRGSAQGFVDSGIIINGRSGTAVGGGISQFATTLYNAYYFAGLENITHTPHSYYISRYPAGREATIFDGAIDLQFRNNTPYPVMIDTSMGSDSITVRILGVDTTSVRSVNNGRWAPTQPNTVRVSGGECIPSSGAPGFTTSDTRIISDLAGNEITRETTTTVYDPQPNVICG; this is encoded by the coding sequence GTGAAAGATTCCGGTAAGCATGCCTCAGGTAAAGCGCGTAACCGGGCCAGTGGCATCATCGTCGGTGTTCTCGCTGGTCTGGTGTTGATCATCGCTGCGATCTACGCAGCTGATGTGATGCTGTCCAAGGACCGCATCCCCCGTGGAACCACCGTCGGTGGAGTGAATATCTCCAACATGACCAATGAGGAAGCCAGGAGCACCCTCGAATCCGAGCTGCATGAGGCCTACACCAAACCCGTCACCGTGATCGCCGATGAGGCCACCGCCGAGTTTGATCCCGCGGTCTCCGGCCTGGGCATCGATTGGGAGGGTACAGCCGCCGGCGTGCCGGAGCAGTCATGGAACCCGATCAACCGAGTCATGGGATTGTTCACGGAGACGGAAGCCCCGATCGTGAGCATCGTTGATCCAGCACTATTCGGCCCCACCCTGGATCGTCTGGTCGGGGAGCTCTACCGGGAGCCTGTCGTAGGTGATGTCTCTATCGATAACGGCACTGTCGTCTCCAATCCTTCTCTGGAGGGACAGTCCGTTGACCGGGCAGTCCTGGAGACAGAAATCACCGAGTTCTGGCTCGACCCTGAGGGAGTTGAGGTGGACACGGATGTGGTGCCACCCGCCATCAGTCAGGACCGCATCGAGGAGCTTGTCAACGGCCCTGCCGCCGAGGCGGTCTCCGCCCCCTATGTTGTGCGCGGCGATGACGGAGTGGAGGGGACACTTCCCGTAGAGCGCATGGGGGAGATCGTCACCTTCCCGGAGATCGACGGAGATATTCAGGTCGTGGTGAACCGCGAACTATCCGAGGAAATCCTCTCCGGTCAGTTGGCTGAAACGGAAAGCGAACCCACCAACGCCCGGATCAGTTTCTCCGGGGGCTCCCGCGTGATCACCCCGGAGATCGACGGTCATGAGATCGACTGGGAGCAGACACTTGCGGATCTGGAGGCTGGTCTGGTCGGTGACGGGCCACGTGAGGTGGATGCTGTCTATGAGGACACCCCTGCCACCTTCACCTCAGCGGATGCCCAGGCAGCCACCTTCAATGAGGTCGTGGGTGAATTCACCACCACCGGATTCTCCGCCGCCTCCGGCACGAATATCCGCCTGACCGCGCAGATGGTCAACGGTGCGGTGGTGTCCCCTGGTGAAACCTTTTCCCTGAACGGGCACACCGGCCCACGTGGTTCCGCGCAGGGGTTCGTGGATTCCGGCATCATCATCAACGGTCGCTCCGGCACCGCGGTCGGCGGTGGAATCAGCCAGTTCGCCACCACCTTGTACAACGCTTATTATTTCGCCGGTCTGGAGAACATCACCCACACCCCGCACAGTTATTACATCTCGCGCTACCCCGCGGGACGTGAGGCCACCATCTTCGACGGCGCGATTGATCTGCAGTTCCGCAACAACACCCCGTATCCGGTGATGATCGATACGTCGATGGGCTCGGACAGCATCACCGTCCGCATCCTCGGGGTGGATACCACCTCCGTTCGTTCGGTCAACAATGGTCGCTGGGCCCCCACCCAGCCCAATACGGTCCGTGTCTCCGGTGGTGAATGCATCCCCTCCTCCGGTGCTCCGGGTTTCACCACCTCGGACACCCGCATCATCAGCGACCTCGCCGGAAATGAGATCACCAGGGAGACCACCACCACGGTCTACGATCCCCAGCCGAATGTGATCTGCGGCTAG
- a CDS encoding glycoside hydrolase family 3 N-terminal domain-containing protein, whose protein sequence is MFKQSRAAALLVCLALVGCSDESLSTPPSPSTTDPASVAASSAAPPAPTTSAAPTPEDLAREQIPGDQRAQVASLMMVGVGNFDQALDALHQGAGGIFIGSWTDEALLTEPGRNIAALREIVGRDFSVSIDFEGGRVQRASHLLGDFPAPRVMAHTMTPEQVEDLAEILGTGLAAHGVTVNFAPVVDVDAWGLPVVGDRSFSDNPDIAATYADAFARGLENAGIIPVFKHFPGHGRASGDSHLQDVITPHLEEMKTYDLIPYGKVLPDTGGAVMVGHMIVPGLGADGVPSTLDPATYQLLRSGDYPGGVPFDGVVYTDDLSGMSAISATLSPPDAVLTSLKAGADQALWIDFHSLGAAIDRVDAAVTSGDYPREQMLESALRVQLQHIR, encoded by the coding sequence GTGTTCAAGCAATCTCGCGCAGCCGCCCTACTTGTCTGCCTCGCTCTGGTTGGCTGCTCTGACGAGAGCTTGTCGACGCCCCCCTCGCCGTCCACCACTGACCCCGCATCAGTTGCGGCGTCCTCGGCGGCGCCCCCGGCGCCCACCACCAGCGCCGCTCCCACCCCGGAGGATCTCGCCCGTGAGCAGATCCCCGGAGATCAGCGGGCCCAGGTGGCCTCGCTGATGATGGTGGGCGTGGGAAATTTTGATCAGGCACTCGATGCCCTCCACCAGGGTGCTGGTGGGATCTTCATCGGTTCCTGGACGGATGAGGCACTGCTCACGGAACCTGGCCGGAATATCGCGGCACTGCGCGAGATCGTGGGCCGGGACTTCTCCGTCAGCATCGACTTTGAGGGCGGCCGCGTCCAACGCGCCAGCCACCTGCTGGGGGATTTCCCCGCACCGCGCGTGATGGCTCACACCATGACACCGGAACAGGTGGAGGACCTCGCCGAGATCCTCGGCACCGGACTCGCGGCACATGGTGTGACCGTCAACTTTGCCCCTGTGGTGGATGTGGATGCCTGGGGGCTGCCCGTGGTCGGTGACAGATCCTTCTCCGACAACCCGGATATCGCCGCCACCTATGCCGACGCCTTCGCCCGCGGACTGGAGAACGCCGGCATCATCCCCGTGTTCAAACATTTTCCTGGTCACGGTCGTGCCAGCGGTGACAGTCACCTCCAGGATGTGATCACCCCGCATCTGGAAGAAATGAAAACCTATGACCTCATCCCTTATGGAAAGGTCCTGCCCGACACCGGGGGAGCGGTGATGGTCGGACACATGATCGTCCCCGGACTGGGCGCAGATGGTGTCCCCTCCACCCTGGATCCGGCCACCTACCAATTGCTCCGCAGCGGTGACTATCCGGGCGGGGTGCCTTTTGATGGTGTGGTGTACACCGATGACCTCTCCGGCATGAGTGCGATCTCTGCAACACTCAGCCCACCCGATGCGGTGCTGACCTCCCTCAAAGCTGGTGCGGATCAGGCGCTGTGGATCGATTTCCATTCGCTCGGTGCCGCCATCGACCGGGTGGATGCCGCGGTGACCAGTGGCGATTACCCCAGGGAACAGATGCTGGAATCCGCACTGCGGGTGCAGCTGCAGCATATTCGCTGA
- a CDS encoding universal stress protein, whose translation MTDQADQTMLIAYDGSEEARRALTYSAKLLRPRKVEILTAWEPLHRQAARAITLTTLGSENDDPAYLAARDTCREGVDLAESLGLRARAHLVESATAVWSAIVDAAVELRPDVIVTGTRGVTGWKSLWQSSTADNVVHHAGIPVFVVPPLATREE comes from the coding sequence ATGACCGACCAAGCTGATCAGACCATGCTCATCGCCTATGACGGCTCGGAGGAAGCCCGACGTGCGCTGACCTATTCGGCGAAGCTGCTGCGACCGCGCAAGGTGGAGATCCTCACCGCCTGGGAGCCTCTGCACCGTCAGGCTGCCCGGGCCATCACGCTGACCACACTGGGTTCGGAGAATGATGACCCCGCCTATCTGGCGGCGCGTGATACCTGCCGCGAGGGCGTGGATCTCGCCGAATCCCTGGGGCTGCGCGCACGGGCTCACCTGGTGGAATCCGCCACCGCCGTCTGGAGCGCCATCGTGGACGCCGCCGTAGAGTTGCGTCCTGATGTGATTGTCACGGGCACGCGTGGGGTCACCGGGTGGAAGTCCCTGTGGCAGTCCTCCACGGCCGATAATGTTGTCCACCATGCCGGCATTCCGGTTTTTGTGGTTCCACCATTGGCTACCAGGGAAGAATAA
- a CDS encoding alpha-(1->3)-arabinofuranosyltransferase domain-containing protein, whose translation MNRPLPASPGHSLRRLVSGVHVPVWLILGLIAFLQPPGQVAADTKLDLVLNPAGFLGGALHAWTDDFTLGQLQNQAYGYLFPQGLFFLLTDPLPDWIAQRLWWWMVLGIGFSGFYLLLSKLSVGSIPLRVIAALLYALSPRTLTTLTAISSETWPAMVAPWICLPLLDKRINARSIALSLIPVAAIGAVNATATLAALVPAALIIAYRRHWLHGLAWSAGVLAVNAWWIGPLLILGRYAPPFTEFIESAAVTTNWLNPVEILRGTTSWTPFVDTERQAGYLLVNNPLFVMLTVLVAALGLAGLTLMERRGLWALMLAVGLLILGATQLEAVQTFLDGPGAALRNIHKFDLLVRMPLLVGVAALGSYIAVPRDLIPGRREAVGILVILVAVGSIAPAWSGRLLHRGTWEEIPAYWYEATEFLNREAAGTRTLILPSSPFARQDWGWTRDEPAQPLLDVPWAVRDAIPLVPPEAIRGLDGLDSLGPDLNDEALKRLGIGAVIVRHDLEAGPETRTIPELGGQKTTFGEVDVHLLDTDRSMWLADAEVPTVAGGGEILSLLDTVNGHSPRRLVAGGADIVTDTPQLVGTNYGDGQSSAALADLSETEVRNRIVDYPSTGPMTQVATEGSISVSSSASDATSFGGSNPARSPNALVDGRTTTAWYPTPGDVEPWMKISGSGTTLDVMPTDNVTVTVTSGGSVTVRELTKGEWTTFTLPEPDARIDLDRYAGIAEISMEGLSRTITVPDTSPDVQQFIFQRLTVPTPHLDRAFTAPRAMTVTVDAESCRNIELNGERVDCGVVELPQGDHLLRTSSEWVTLTAMAPTAGAVPTGPMVSAADTDRLLLTSRAFNPGSQAFIQDQRLVAEEVDAAAQAFVIPAGVSGEVSFRFAGELPYRISLFTGAGLAILVISGCLVFVRRPSEGGSFQDQGDAPLAALLLLPVFGWWLLPAVAAWLVPRFTLIPRWVLALAPITIAGLWLAQAPWPAAAYPGDSGALSLLAAISVASVYLPRRFQK comes from the coding sequence ATGAACCGGCCCCTTCCGGCCTCACCTGGCCACTCCCTGCGGCGTCTTGTTTCAGGTGTTCATGTCCCGGTGTGGCTGATTCTGGGGTTGATCGCGTTTCTCCAGCCTCCCGGGCAGGTGGCCGCCGATACCAAACTTGATCTGGTGCTCAATCCCGCAGGTTTTCTCGGCGGCGCGCTGCACGCCTGGACGGATGATTTCACCCTGGGGCAGTTGCAGAACCAGGCCTATGGGTACCTCTTCCCCCAGGGTCTCTTCTTCCTTCTCACTGATCCGCTCCCCGATTGGATAGCCCAGCGCCTGTGGTGGTGGATGGTGCTGGGCATTGGGTTCTCCGGCTTCTACCTGCTGTTATCCAAGCTCAGCGTAGGTTCCATACCGTTACGCGTCATAGCGGCGTTGCTCTATGCGTTATCGCCGCGCACGCTGACAACACTCACCGCGATCTCATCCGAGACCTGGCCCGCGATGGTGGCACCGTGGATTTGCCTGCCGCTGCTGGATAAACGCATCAACGCCCGCAGCATAGCCCTCTCGCTCATCCCGGTGGCGGCCATCGGCGCGGTCAACGCCACCGCCACCCTGGCGGCGTTGGTGCCTGCCGCACTGATCATTGCTTATCGACGCCACTGGCTCCACGGCCTGGCGTGGTCAGCTGGCGTGCTGGCGGTCAACGCCTGGTGGATCGGCCCCCTCCTGATACTGGGCCGCTACGCACCACCCTTCACGGAATTCATTGAGAGCGCAGCGGTCACCACCAACTGGCTCAATCCCGTGGAGATCCTCCGTGGCACCACCAGTTGGACCCCATTCGTGGACACCGAACGCCAGGCCGGTTACCTGCTGGTCAACAACCCACTGTTTGTCATGCTCACGGTACTGGTGGCGGCTCTGGGTCTGGCTGGCCTCACGCTTATGGAACGCAGGGGATTATGGGCGCTCATGTTGGCGGTTGGGCTGTTGATCCTGGGCGCTACCCAACTGGAGGCGGTGCAGACCTTCCTTGATGGCCCCGGTGCGGCGCTGCGCAATATCCATAAATTCGACCTGCTGGTCAGGATGCCACTGCTGGTGGGGGTGGCGGCACTGGGTTCATATATCGCGGTGCCACGTGATCTGATCCCAGGCAGGCGGGAAGCCGTGGGAATTCTTGTCATTCTGGTTGCTGTCGGCTCCATCGCGCCGGCGTGGTCCGGTCGCCTACTCCACCGCGGCACCTGGGAGGAAATTCCCGCCTACTGGTATGAGGCCACTGAGTTCCTCAACCGGGAGGCAGCCGGAACCCGCACGCTCATCCTGCCCAGCTCACCCTTCGCCCGTCAGGACTGGGGATGGACACGTGATGAACCAGCCCAACCATTACTTGATGTCCCCTGGGCTGTCCGTGATGCCATCCCACTGGTTCCCCCGGAGGCGATTCGTGGACTGGACGGCCTGGATTCCCTCGGCCCGGATCTTAACGACGAAGCCCTGAAACGCCTGGGGATCGGGGCGGTGATCGTGAGGCATGACCTGGAAGCCGGGCCGGAAACGCGAACGATCCCTGAACTGGGCGGACAGAAAACCACCTTCGGTGAGGTGGATGTGCATCTCCTGGACACTGACCGCAGCATGTGGCTGGCGGATGCCGAGGTGCCCACCGTGGCCGGCGGTGGTGAGATCCTGTCACTGCTGGATACCGTCAACGGGCATTCCCCACGCAGACTCGTGGCCGGCGGTGCCGATATCGTCACCGACACTCCCCAACTGGTGGGCACCAACTACGGCGATGGGCAGTCCTCTGCCGCCTTGGCGGATCTCTCAGAGACAGAGGTGCGGAACCGTATCGTAGATTACCCCTCCACCGGGCCCATGACGCAGGTGGCCACAGAGGGTTCCATAAGCGTGTCGTCCTCCGCATCTGATGCCACCAGTTTCGGCGGATCGAATCCAGCTCGCTCACCAAACGCCCTGGTTGATGGCCGAACCACCACAGCCTGGTACCCCACACCGGGTGATGTGGAGCCCTGGATGAAGATCTCAGGCTCCGGAACCACTCTTGATGTCATGCCGACCGATAACGTCACCGTGACGGTGACTTCCGGTGGTTCGGTGACCGTCCGCGAATTGACCAAGGGCGAGTGGACCACTTTTACTCTGCCTGAACCTGACGCACGGATTGATCTGGACCGATATGCCGGCATCGCCGAGATCAGCATGGAAGGACTCTCCCGGACGATCACGGTCCCCGACACCTCACCCGATGTACAGCAGTTCATCTTCCAACGACTCACGGTGCCCACACCCCACCTGGACCGCGCCTTCACCGCACCCCGGGCTATGACCGTGACGGTTGACGCTGAATCCTGTCGCAATATTGAACTCAATGGCGAACGCGTCGATTGCGGGGTCGTGGAACTTCCCCAGGGGGATCACCTCCTGCGCACCAGCTCGGAATGGGTCACGCTCACCGCGATGGCTCCGACCGCAGGAGCCGTCCCCACCGGCCCCATGGTGTCCGCGGCGGATACTGACCGTCTGCTTCTCACCTCCCGCGCCTTCAACCCGGGGTCACAGGCGTTCATTCAGGATCAGCGTCTTGTCGCAGAGGAAGTGGATGCAGCCGCACAGGCATTTGTCATTCCTGCCGGGGTGTCCGGAGAGGTTTCTTTCCGCTTCGCCGGCGAGCTGCCTTATCGGATCAGTCTATTCACCGGCGCGGGTCTAGCGATTCTTGTCATTTCAGGATGCCTGGTGTTTGTCCGCCGTCCCTCTGAGGGAGGCTCCTTTCAGGATCAGGGCGACGCCCCCCTTGCTGCCTTGCTGTTACTTCCGGTCTTCGGATGGTGGTTGCTTCCCGCTGTGGCTGCCTGGCTCGTCCCCCGTTTCACCCTCATCCCCCGATGGGTTCTTGCATTGGCCCCCATCACCATCGCAGGCCTCTGGTTAGCCCAGGCGCCTTGGCCCGCAGCGGCATACCCAGGAGATTCCGGGGCATTGAGCCTGCTCGCTGCCATTTCGGTGGCGTCCGTATATCTCCCTCGAAGGTTTCAGAAATAG